CGAATCTCACGCATGAGATGATTATTCTCACTTGACTCAACTCACTTGTTCGTCTCATTCTCTCTGCACGTGCGACCATTACCGATTCTCTCATAACAAGATGATAATAGACCAATTTGTCCAATTGACCTTGCCGGGCAAGTGCACATCATTACAATCGCTTAATTTGGAGCAAAAGAAATCTTTATTGCAACATAAAACCGTTCCCTCGTCCCGCTCTTCCATCAAATGTTCAGCTGCGCCGATTTGGTAACGACCCTGTCCGCATAAAGCGCCACAACGGGGTTCACTTCCTCGGTCACAAACTCAACCACCTGTTCCGCTGCCCGGCCCGTAAACGTTTTCGGGTCGAGTATGCTGCTCAGCTGCCCCAGTATCGGCGCAAAGTACGGATCGGCCCGGATACGCTCCACCAGATCGTTGTCCTTGCCGTGCTGTTTCACCTGTGCGCCGGCCTCGTGCGACAGGACGCGAATCTTCTCGTGGCACACCTGCCGATCACCGCCCGCCTTCACCATCGCCATGATGACGTTCTCGGTCGACATGAACGGCAGCTCCTGGGCGATGTTGCGCTCGATCACCTTCGGGTACACGACCAGCCCCTGCGAGATGTTGAGCAGCGTCAGCAGGCAAGCGTCCGCCGACAGAAACGCCTCGGACAGCGTCAATCGCCGGTTCGCGGAATCGTCCAGCGTGCGCTCGAGCCACTGCGTCGCCAGCGTGTTGGCCGCGTTCGCCTGCAGCGTGATCAGATGGCGGGCCAGCGCACAGCACCGCTCCGACCGCATCGGGTTGCGCTTGTACGGCATGGCGGAGCTACCGATCTGCGTCTGCTCGAACGGTTCCTCCAGCTCCTTGCGCGAGGCGAGCAGCCGCAAATCGGAGCACATCTTGTGCACGGTAGCGCCGAGGCTGGCCAGCGCCGACACAATCTCCAGATCGACCTTGCGCGAGTACGTCTGGCCGGTGACGGCGTAGTACCGCTCGAACCCGGCCAGCCGCGTGACGGTTTGGTCGAGCTGGCGCACCTTCGCACCGTCGCCGGCGAACAGCTGCAGGAAGGAGGCCTGCGTACCGGTCGTGCCCTTGACGCCGCGGAAGCGCAAATTATCCCGACAGGCGCGCAGCGCCCGCTCGTCCATCAGCAGATCCTGGATCCAGAGCGAGCACCGTTTGCCGACCGTCGTTAGCTGGGCCGGCTGCAGATGGGTGAAGCCTAGCGTGGGCAGCTCGCGATACTGCATGGCAAAGTGGGCCAGCTGCTTAATGACGCCCACCAGCTTCGGCAGCAGCTGGTCCAGCGCGTCCTTCAGAACGAGCAGATCCGTGTTATCGCCCACGAAGCAGGAAGTGGCCCCGAGATGGATGATGGGTGCGGCCAGCGGGCACTGCTTGGCGAACACGTGCACGTGCGCCATCACGTCGTGCCGGGTGAGCGCTTCCTCGGCCGcggccgcct
This is a stretch of genomic DNA from Anopheles merus strain MAF chromosome 2R, AmerM5.1, whole genome shotgun sequence. It encodes these proteins:
- the LOC121590480 gene encoding adenylosuccinate lyase produces the protein MAELNAEFRGYRSPLSTRYASKEMQYLFSDQHKFSTWRKLWILLAKAEKALGLDISEAQIAEMEKHVDDIDFKAAAAEEALTRHDVMAHVHVFAKQCPLAAPIIHLGATSCFVGDNTDLLVLKDALDQLLPKLVGVIKQLAHFAMQYRELPTLGFTHLQPAQLTTVGKRCSLWIQDLLMDERALRACRDNLRFRGVKGTTGTQASFLQLFAGDGAKVRQLDQTVTRLAGFERYYAVTGQTYSRKVDLEIVSALASLGATVHKMCSDLRLLASRKELEEPFEQTQIGSSAMPYKRNPMRSERCCALARHLITLQANAANTLATQWLERTLDDSANRRLTLSEAFLSADACLLTLLNISQGLVVYPKVIERNIAQELPFMSTENVIMAMVKAGGDRQVCHEKIRVLSHEAGAQVKQHGKDNDLVERIRADPYFAPILGQLSSILDPKTFTGRAAEQVVEFVTEEVNPVVALYADRVVTKSAQLNI